One segment of Streptosporangium brasiliense DNA contains the following:
- a CDS encoding FUSC family protein yields MRTWLSDQVRKRLGTFGLIAPSIAQCAVGAALAWIVAVHLLGHAHPLFAPISVMICVGVGLGQRLRRVVELVVGVSLGVGIGDLLVSWIGSGPWQMALVIALAMTIAGLLNSGELFVSQVGSSAVLVAMLVPGEDVGGLDRMADALTGGVIGIIAVALLPASPLTIVGKQLSGVLDALSTVLEQAAEAIEKRDVDLAAEALECGRKTQTAVEEFEAALENGKEIIMISPLRWHHRARLTRYETAAVPVDLALRNARVLVRRTLAALGEASPPPAALAESLREVSEAALLLQLELGAGREPMLARQALLAVAARERPRNLGFSANVTIAQLRSIAVDLLEATGMDHDAASAALTPLNEPSDESTRG; encoded by the coding sequence GTGCGGACGTGGCTCAGTGATCAAGTTAGGAAACGGCTGGGCACGTTCGGCCTCATTGCGCCATCCATCGCGCAGTGCGCCGTGGGTGCCGCGCTGGCCTGGATCGTCGCCGTTCATCTGCTCGGTCACGCCCACCCCCTCTTCGCGCCCATCTCCGTGATGATCTGTGTGGGTGTGGGGCTCGGACAGCGGCTGCGCAGGGTGGTCGAGCTGGTGGTCGGCGTCAGTCTGGGCGTGGGCATCGGCGACCTGCTGGTGTCCTGGATCGGCTCGGGCCCCTGGCAGATGGCGCTCGTGATCGCGCTGGCCATGACCATCGCGGGACTGCTGAACAGCGGTGAGCTGTTCGTGTCGCAGGTCGGGTCGTCCGCGGTGCTGGTCGCCATGCTGGTGCCGGGCGAGGACGTCGGCGGGCTGGACCGGATGGCCGACGCGCTCACCGGCGGCGTCATCGGCATCATCGCGGTCGCCTTGCTGCCCGCCAGCCCGCTCACCATCGTGGGCAAGCAACTGTCCGGCGTGCTCGACGCCCTCTCCACCGTGCTGGAGCAGGCGGCGGAGGCGATCGAGAAGCGCGATGTGGACCTGGCCGCCGAGGCCCTGGAGTGCGGACGCAAGACCCAGACGGCGGTCGAGGAGTTCGAGGCGGCGCTGGAGAACGGCAAGGAGATCATCATGATCTCACCGCTGCGCTGGCATCACCGGGCCAGACTGACCAGGTACGAGACCGCCGCCGTACCGGTGGACCTGGCGCTGCGTAACGCGCGGGTGCTGGTCCGCCGCACGCTCGCGGCGCTGGGCGAGGCCAGCCCGCCACCGGCCGCGCTGGCCGAGTCGCTGCGCGAGGTCTCGGAGGCGGCGCTGCTGCTCCAGCTCGAACTGGGGGCCGGACGCGAACCGATGCTGGCCAGGCAGGCGCTGCTTGCCGTCGCCGCGCGGGAGCGGCCCAGAAACCTGGGCTTCTCCGCGAACGTCACCATCGCGCAGCTGCGCTCCATCGCTGTCGATCTGCTGGAGGCGACCGGCATGGACCACGACGCGGCCTCGGCCGCGCTGACCCCGCTGAACGAGCCGAGCGACGAGAGCACGCGCGGCTGA
- a CDS encoding YciI family protein, with product MLKSAGGGLTVTDGPFAEAEGPSGGSALIEAGSREEALELSRRFFKIVNDAVVRMEQIY from the coding sequence GTGCTCAAGTCCGCCGGTGGCGGACTCACGGTGACCGACGGCCCCTTCGCCGAGGCGGAGGGGCCGTCGGGCGGGTCCGCGCTGATCGAGGCGGGGTCCAGGGAGGAGGCGTTGGAGCTGTCCCGCCGCTTCTTCAAGATCGTCAACGATGCCGTGGTCCGGATGGAGCAGATCTACTGA
- a CDS encoding DUF998 domain-containing protein: MTSTMTRSSASTRTLLTAAAAAMPVWTVVALAQAFTREGFDLVRHPFSQFATGSLGWIQITNFLIVGSLLVAGSFGFRGALYGEPGGTWVPRLTLAAGIGMIGAGVFVMDPADGFPVGTPAGPPAAMSWHSIMHMVTGAVTFIALAAACFVLGRYFTRTGARGTAVASRLAGVALIVGDGWAITGGHAGSVTLATGVMIAMAWVSLVAARFRKSA, encoded by the coding sequence ATGACCAGCACGATGACCCGCAGCTCCGCCTCCACGCGCACGCTGCTCACCGCCGCTGCGGCCGCCATGCCCGTCTGGACCGTGGTCGCTCTTGCGCAGGCGTTCACCCGTGAGGGCTTCGACCTGGTCCGCCACCCGTTCAGCCAGTTCGCCACCGGCTCGCTCGGGTGGATCCAGATCACCAACTTCCTGATCGTCGGCTCGTTGCTCGTCGCCGGTTCCTTCGGGTTCCGCGGGGCCCTGTACGGCGAGCCCGGCGGCACCTGGGTGCCGCGCCTGACGCTGGCCGCCGGCATCGGAATGATCGGGGCGGGCGTCTTCGTCATGGATCCTGCCGACGGCTTCCCCGTGGGTACGCCCGCCGGGCCGCCGGCGGCGATGAGCTGGCACAGCATCATGCACATGGTGACGGGGGCGGTGACGTTCATCGCCCTCGCCGCGGCGTGCTTCGTCCTCGGCCGGTACTTCACCCGCACCGGCGCCCGCGGCACGGCCGTCGCCTCCCGCCTGGCCGGTGTGGCCCTGATCGTGGGTGACGGCTGGGCGATCACCGGCGGGCACGCCGGCTCGGTGACACTCGCCACGGGGGTCATGATCGCGATGGCCTGGGTCTCCCTGGTCGCGGCCCGCTTCCGCAAGTCCGCCTGA
- a CDS encoding dihydrofolate reductase family protein — protein sequence MRKIVSGLFVSLDGVVESPETWHFPYMNEEMGAAVMAIQAEADTLLLGRATYESFAEVWPHRTGEMADQLNNIPKLVASTTLQKAEWNNSTLISGDVIDELRRTKERPGKNISITGSITLTRMLLRAGLIDELHLMVHPIVLGTGTRLFDESTGRLPLKLVDSTTFKSGVLNLHYQPA from the coding sequence ATGAGGAAGATCGTTTCCGGACTGTTCGTCTCGCTGGACGGCGTCGTGGAGTCGCCCGAGACGTGGCACTTCCCCTACATGAACGAGGAGATGGGCGCGGCGGTCATGGCGATCCAGGCCGAGGCGGACACGCTCCTGCTGGGCCGGGCCACCTACGAGTCCTTCGCCGAGGTCTGGCCCCACCGGACCGGCGAGATGGCCGACCAGCTGAACAACATCCCCAAGCTGGTCGCCTCCACCACCCTGCAGAAGGCGGAGTGGAACAACTCCACCTTGATCAGCGGAGATGTGATCGACGAGCTGAGGAGGACGAAGGAGCGGCCGGGCAAGAACATCAGCATCACCGGCAGCATCACGCTGACCAGGATGCTGCTGCGTGCGGGCCTCATCGACGAGCTCCACCTGATGGTCCACCCGATCGTGCTCGGCACCGGAACCCGGCTGTTCGACGAGAGCACCGGCCGCCTGCCGCTCAAGCTGGTCGATTCGACCACCTTCAAGTCCGGTGTCCTGAACCTCCATTACCAGCCCGCCTAA
- a CDS encoding DUF1801 domain-containing protein, with translation MTKPATVTEYAAALDPALREIAEKLQTIVDTVFPQAGAVWHGHPVWSLGPAPGKTPVAYFKAYSSYVTFGLWRGQEISDPSGRLEPAARQMAAVRLRTLADIDPDLFTTWLRLARDLEN, from the coding sequence ATGACCAAGCCCGCCACCGTCACCGAGTACGCCGCCGCCCTCGACCCGGCCCTGCGCGAGATCGCCGAGAAGCTGCAGACCATCGTCGACACCGTGTTTCCTCAGGCGGGCGCGGTCTGGCACGGGCACCCGGTCTGGAGTCTCGGCCCGGCCCCGGGCAAGACCCCGGTGGCCTACTTCAAGGCCTACTCCTCCTACGTGACGTTCGGTTTGTGGCGAGGCCAAGAGATCTCCGACCCCTCCGGCCGCCTGGAGCCGGCCGCCAGGCAGATGGCCGCCGTCAGGCTCCGCACCCTGGCCGACATCGACCCCGACCTGTTCACCACGTGGTTGCGCCTGGCCCGTGACCTGGAAAACTGA
- a CDS encoding nuclear transport factor 2 family protein — MAEHTLTDELYKAERRLQAAMLAGDVEELDRLLDERLVFTGPPDGACHPQAKQLDLDNHRSRRQVMTKLVQEDLTVVVAGTTGVTCFLGVLEGTFTGTPFASRLRYTRTWVHTGEHGWRILAAHASPA, encoded by the coding sequence ATGGCCGAGCACACCCTCACCGATGAGCTGTACAAGGCCGAACGCCGTCTGCAGGCGGCGATGCTCGCCGGAGACGTCGAGGAGCTCGACCGGCTACTCGACGAGCGACTCGTCTTCACCGGCCCGCCGGACGGCGCGTGCCACCCGCAGGCCAAGCAGCTCGACCTCGACAACCACCGCTCGCGTAGGCAGGTCATGACCAAGCTCGTCCAGGAGGACCTCACCGTGGTCGTCGCCGGCACCACCGGCGTCACCTGCTTCCTGGGCGTGCTGGAGGGCACGTTCACGGGCACGCCGTTCGCCTCGCGGCTGCGCTACACCCGCACCTGGGTCCACACCGGCGAGCACGGCTGGCGCATCCTGGCCGCCCACGCCAGCCCGGCGTGA
- a CDS encoding NUDIX hydrolase, with protein MAYRIDFHDAPDAPAPNSLVPSVNVVVTNEASEILMIRRSDNDNWAVPGGAIDLGESLPDRTIREALEETGIRCEITGLVGTYTDPRHVILYTSNSEARQEFAIVLTGRAIAGEPTPSDEPREVRWAPRDEVDSLAMDRSMRLRLGHFLDNAASPYIG; from the coding sequence GTGGCCTACCGCATCGATTTCCACGACGCCCCGGACGCCCCCGCACCCAACAGCCTGGTGCCATCCGTGAACGTCGTGGTCACCAACGAAGCGAGCGAGATCCTGATGATCCGCCGGTCGGACAATGACAACTGGGCCGTGCCGGGCGGCGCGATCGACCTGGGCGAGTCACTGCCGGATAGGACCATCCGCGAGGCACTGGAGGAGACCGGAATCCGGTGTGAGATCACCGGTCTCGTCGGCACCTACACCGACCCCCGGCATGTCATCCTCTACACCTCCAACAGCGAGGCCCGTCAAGAGTTCGCCATCGTGCTGACCGGCCGCGCGATAGCCGGCGAGCCGACGCCGAGCGACGAGCCACGCGAGGTGCGGTGGGCGCCCCGCGACGAGGTCGACTCGCTGGCCATGGACCGGTCGATGCGCCTGCGGCTCGGGCACTTCCTCGACAACGCCGCCAGCCCGTACATCGGGTGA
- a CDS encoding helix-turn-helix domain-containing protein encodes MANERLRVALLERGTSVAELAEAIAVDPKTVERWITKDRTPYRKHRYAVASFLEMDERYLWPEALTPQQVAAASESEIITVYPHRWAVPRDAWGRLFTQAEREIGVLVYSGIFIAQDTGIMRTFTEKAKAGIRVRILLGDPDALEAAQRGADGGVGEGMAAQTRMALTLYRPLRQIDGIEIRLHHTILYNSIYRGDDQLLVNAHVYGKFAADAPVMHLRKVLGGDMVSTYMESFENVWAGATLAGS; translated from the coding sequence ATGGCGAACGAGCGGCTGCGGGTAGCCCTTCTCGAACGCGGGACATCGGTGGCCGAACTGGCCGAGGCGATTGCGGTCGACCCGAAAACGGTGGAGCGGTGGATCACCAAGGACCGCACGCCGTACCGAAAGCACCGTTACGCAGTGGCTTCGTTCCTGGAAATGGACGAGAGATACCTGTGGCCCGAGGCGCTGACGCCTCAGCAGGTGGCCGCCGCGTCCGAGAGCGAGATCATCACCGTCTACCCGCATCGCTGGGCCGTCCCCAGGGACGCCTGGGGACGTCTGTTCACACAAGCCGAACGAGAGATCGGTGTGCTGGTTTACAGCGGCATCTTCATCGCTCAGGACACCGGCATCATGCGGACGTTCACAGAGAAGGCCAAGGCCGGTATACGGGTGCGCATCCTGCTGGGTGACCCGGACGCGCTTGAGGCCGCCCAGCGTGGGGCTGACGGAGGCGTCGGTGAGGGCATGGCCGCGCAGACCCGGATGGCTCTGACGCTCTACCGCCCGCTGAGGCAGATCGACGGCATCGAGATACGGCTGCACCACACGATCCTGTACAACTCCATCTACCGCGGAGACGATCAGCTTCTCGTCAACGCCCATGTCTACGGCAAGTTCGCCGCCGATGCTCCGGTCATGCACCTACGTAAGGTGCTGGGCGGAGACATGGTCTCGACCTATATGGAGAGTTTCGAAAACGTCTGGGCCGGCGCCACTCTCGCAGGGTCCTGA
- a CDS encoding DUF2075 domain-containing protein: protein MASRCLYQATAGELANVISEDRLIRELRRSFDELIGGKLDHREVESWRNSIPTVVNLLVEADLADVQVLVEFKIPITDVRMDLVLVGSYPGEGRMSVVVVENKQWEWVRPDPGSEMVHAPGAPNSNPRLHPVRQVWDYRQVLIDYVPLLKQSAEVFCIVNMHNATGETLTTIRPSAMGLQCDPAYVRMYGKDHQEQFKRALRTVLAPEKATHYAQELLEAPVLPTEGLMAVVSESVCRRSVFPLLDEQREAYDYVRGAVARSKQGAPKEAIVIVGGPGTGKSVIAVELLGALNRQGVRAVHATGSKSFTQTLRDNVQKVDQRARRSFSYFNSYTHATPNNLDVLLCDEAHRLRETSHKRNTNNGYDDGRQAPPQVQELINAAHVPVFLLDEHQLVRRGEVGSIELIRDTATAMGVKVHQIDLRHQFRCGGCPEYVTWIEQLLGLGSEQGPQRWLPLDTFELYVARTPAVMENFLRTKLTQGHTARIAAGFCWPWSEPQRDGALINDIKIDDWHRPWNSKADRTVNGIPPSSLWASAPAGFNQIGCIYTAQGFEYDYAGVIFGKDLTWTEQGWKADRKANEDTMVNRAPRFDQLVRNTYRVLATRGMRGAVLYSEDLTTNRLFARLGVPVLPE from the coding sequence GTGGCCTCACGCTGTCTATACCAGGCAACCGCCGGTGAACTCGCCAACGTCATCTCCGAAGACCGTCTCATCAGAGAGCTCAGGCGCAGCTTCGATGAGCTGATCGGCGGCAAGCTGGACCATAGGGAAGTCGAATCGTGGCGCAACAGCATCCCGACGGTCGTCAATCTCCTGGTCGAGGCGGATCTGGCCGATGTGCAGGTGCTGGTGGAGTTCAAGATCCCGATCACCGACGTGCGTATGGACCTGGTCTTGGTCGGGTCCTACCCGGGCGAGGGCCGGATGTCGGTGGTCGTGGTGGAGAACAAGCAATGGGAGTGGGTGCGGCCGGATCCGGGCTCGGAGATGGTGCACGCTCCCGGGGCACCCAACAGTAACCCGCGGCTGCATCCGGTCAGGCAGGTCTGGGACTACCGTCAGGTTCTGATCGACTACGTTCCCCTGCTGAAGCAGTCGGCCGAGGTCTTCTGCATCGTCAACATGCACAACGCCACCGGTGAGACCCTGACGACGATCCGGCCCTCTGCCATGGGCCTGCAGTGCGATCCCGCCTATGTGCGGATGTATGGCAAAGATCATCAGGAGCAGTTCAAACGTGCTCTTCGCACTGTCCTGGCCCCCGAGAAGGCAACCCACTACGCCCAAGAACTTCTGGAGGCTCCGGTTTTGCCGACCGAAGGTCTGATGGCGGTGGTCAGCGAGAGCGTCTGCCGCCGGTCGGTCTTCCCGCTGCTGGATGAGCAGCGGGAAGCCTACGACTACGTGCGAGGCGCGGTCGCCAGAAGCAAGCAGGGCGCCCCCAAGGAGGCCATCGTGATCGTGGGCGGTCCCGGTACCGGTAAGAGCGTGATCGCGGTGGAGCTGCTGGGCGCTCTAAACCGCCAGGGCGTACGCGCCGTCCACGCCACCGGCAGTAAATCCTTCACCCAGACCCTGCGCGACAACGTTCAGAAGGTCGACCAACGGGCACGGCGCAGTTTCTCCTACTTCAACAGCTACACCCACGCCACCCCCAACAACCTCGACGTCCTGCTGTGTGATGAGGCCCATCGGCTGCGCGAGACCTCCCACAAACGCAACACAAACAACGGCTACGACGACGGCCGACAGGCACCGCCTCAGGTGCAGGAACTGATCAACGCTGCGCACGTCCCGGTGTTCCTGCTGGATGAGCACCAGTTGGTCCGCCGCGGTGAGGTGGGCTCCATCGAGCTCATCCGTGACACCGCCACGGCGATGGGAGTGAAGGTCCACCAGATCGACCTACGTCACCAGTTCCGCTGCGGAGGCTGCCCCGAATACGTCACCTGGATCGAGCAGCTCCTGGGCCTGGGTTCGGAGCAGGGCCCACAGCGGTGGCTGCCGCTGGACACTTTCGAGCTGTACGTGGCCCGCACCCCCGCCGTGATGGAGAACTTCCTGCGGACCAAGCTGACCCAGGGACACACCGCTCGCATCGCGGCCGGCTTCTGCTGGCCCTGGAGCGAACCTCAGCGCGACGGCGCCCTAATCAACGACATCAAGATCGACGATTGGCATCGCCCCTGGAACTCCAAGGCCGATCGCACGGTCAACGGCATTCCCCCCTCCAGCTTGTGGGCCAGTGCCCCGGCCGGCTTCAACCAGATCGGCTGCATCTACACCGCTCAAGGATTTGAGTACGACTACGCGGGCGTCATCTTCGGAAAAGACCTGACCTGGACCGAACAGGGGTGGAAGGCCGACCGTAAGGCCAATGAGGACACCATGGTCAATCGCGCCCCCCGCTTCGACCAACTGGTTCGCAACACCTACCGGGTTCTGGCCACCCGCGGTATGCGCGGCGCCGTTCTGTACTCCGAAGACCTCACCACCAACCGCCTGTTCGCCAGACTCGGCGTGCCCGTCCTGCCGGAGTAA
- a CDS encoding nucleotide pyrophosphohydrolase, with translation MATELEELAGRLRRFGAEREWEKFHTPKNLAMALAGEAGELLAEFQWLTPEESRRPDPETLGRIRGELADVLNYLVQLAAALEVDLVEAAYDKIDVSERRYAPDVYRGSARKAPPLSS, from the coding sequence ATGGCGACAGAACTTGAGGAACTCGCCGGGCGTCTTCGCCGGTTCGGTGCGGAGCGTGAATGGGAGAAGTTCCATACCCCAAAGAATCTGGCGATGGCCTTGGCAGGTGAGGCAGGTGAGCTGCTGGCTGAGTTCCAGTGGTTGACTCCCGAGGAGTCTCGGCGTCCAGACCCTGAGACCCTGGGCCGGATCCGTGGGGAGCTGGCTGATGTGCTGAACTACCTCGTACAACTCGCCGCCGCCCTAGAGGTCGACCTGGTGGAGGCTGCTTACGACAAGATCGACGTTTCCGAACGACGGTACGCCCCTGATGTGTATCGAGGTTCGGCACGCAAGGCACCCCCATTGTCCTCCTGA
- a CDS encoding DUF6932 family protein yields the protein MFVLPDFTDDGLLPPGLHRASWDEVVGRFGFSAQRQRLLRGLREAGTNLRDAGARHLWLDGSFTTSKAEPSDFDCAWAHDGVDLSKIDPVLIDPVDIRNGRLRQKAKYFGEFLVGTERGSGMPFQLFFQQSKDGTAKGIVLLDLRTLP from the coding sequence GTGTTTGTGCTGCCAGACTTCACCGATGACGGATTACTTCCGCCCGGCCTGCACCGGGCCTCCTGGGACGAGGTGGTGGGCCGGTTTGGCTTCAGCGCCCAGCGGCAACGGTTGTTGCGCGGACTGCGTGAAGCTGGGACCAACTTGCGTGACGCCGGCGCTCGGCACCTGTGGTTGGACGGCAGCTTCACCACATCCAAAGCCGAACCGTCCGACTTCGACTGTGCTTGGGCCCACGATGGGGTAGACCTCTCCAAGATCGACCCAGTGCTCATCGACCCCGTGGACATCCGCAATGGACGGCTGCGTCAGAAGGCCAAGTACTTCGGCGAGTTCTTGGTCGGCACTGAGCGAGGGTCGGGGATGCCCTTCCAGCTCTTTTTTCAGCAGAGCAAGGACGGCACTGCCAAAGGAATTGTTCTGCTCGATCTGAGGACATTGCCATGA
- a CDS encoding helix-turn-helix domain-containing protein, whose amino-acid sequence MIQNERQYRITARQRQVLAEALEQLHAARADTLRDPSHVDDGHDLLRFQLEEASLDGQIIGLDDQLREYEELRAGGVERVRVTSLSDFPQALIKARIASGLSQRDLAHLLGLKEQQIQRYENEGYKSASLTRLEEVRRALNVELDAGIQLPAIESPLRRLKQRLLGLKLDRKVVEGRLLRDIGDKASPAAVLGVAERAARLLGLQVEQLLAPADTALPPLATTARFKAPANAEPQKLDAYTRYAEGLAEIVLKATKQMGAPRPPADARAARAGIDKLLRAQVGAQHDEDGPVNKMSSGQLYEATLRYLFHLGIPVIALRDPGTFHGACFTAGGRSILIMKQTTDSMAKWLHDLLHELPHLSDPSRGELRSWYELGDVSTWSDDPEEQRANAFAADVLFQGRGEAVIERCFLLAGGSIERLKRAVPAVAQEAEVPVDVLANYVAFQLSTRGINWWGVATSFQVAGTPWRTATDLLLEHLDFTALDSIERAALMDALAA is encoded by the coding sequence ATGATTCAGAATGAGCGCCAATACCGCATCACCGCTCGTCAGCGCCAGGTATTGGCTGAGGCGCTGGAGCAGCTGCACGCTGCTCGCGCAGATACGCTACGAGACCCAAGCCATGTTGACGACGGTCACGACCTCCTACGGTTCCAGTTGGAGGAGGCCTCGCTGGATGGCCAGATCATCGGCCTCGATGACCAGCTCCGAGAGTATGAGGAGCTGCGCGCCGGGGGAGTGGAGCGAGTCCGAGTTACTTCGCTTAGCGACTTCCCTCAGGCGCTCATCAAGGCCCGGATCGCGTCGGGGCTGAGCCAGCGCGACCTCGCCCATCTACTGGGCCTCAAAGAACAGCAGATCCAGCGGTATGAGAACGAGGGCTATAAGTCGGCCTCTCTGACGCGTCTGGAAGAGGTACGGCGAGCACTCAATGTCGAGCTCGATGCCGGAATCCAGCTTCCGGCAATAGAGTCGCCGCTGCGGCGCTTGAAGCAGCGACTGCTGGGCCTCAAGCTCGACCGCAAGGTCGTCGAGGGCAGGCTGTTGCGTGATATCGGTGATAAGGCGAGTCCTGCCGCGGTGCTCGGTGTGGCTGAACGCGCTGCCCGCTTGCTGGGGTTGCAAGTGGAGCAGCTGCTGGCGCCAGCCGACACTGCCCTACCTCCTCTCGCGACAACCGCCCGGTTCAAAGCGCCAGCTAATGCGGAGCCTCAGAAGCTCGATGCCTATACCCGCTACGCGGAAGGGCTAGCGGAGATCGTGCTGAAGGCCACGAAGCAAATGGGGGCACCGCGACCTCCTGCAGATGCACGGGCTGCTCGAGCGGGCATCGACAAGCTGCTTCGGGCTCAGGTGGGTGCGCAGCATGACGAGGATGGCCCCGTAAACAAGATGTCGTCTGGACAGCTGTATGAGGCGACGTTGCGATACCTATTTCACCTCGGTATCCCTGTAATCGCGCTGCGGGACCCGGGTACCTTCCATGGAGCATGTTTTACTGCTGGAGGCCGTTCGATACTGATCATGAAGCAGACAACCGACTCGATGGCCAAGTGGCTTCACGATTTGCTCCACGAACTGCCTCACCTATCCGACCCCAGCCGCGGCGAGCTGCGTAGCTGGTACGAGTTAGGTGACGTCAGTACCTGGAGCGATGACCCTGAAGAGCAGCGAGCGAACGCCTTTGCTGCGGATGTTCTGTTCCAAGGGCGGGGGGAGGCAGTTATCGAGCGGTGCTTCCTGCTGGCAGGAGGATCGATCGAACGTTTGAAGAGGGCTGTGCCAGCTGTGGCTCAGGAAGCGGAAGTGCCAGTTGATGTACTGGCGAACTACGTGGCCTTTCAGCTCTCCACCAGAGGGATTAATTGGTGGGGGGTTGCGACCTCCTTCCAAGTTGCGGGTACGCCTTGGCGCACAGCCACCGACCTCCTACTCGAGCATCTCGACTTCACCGCCCTGGACTCCATTGAGCGGGCAGCTCTTATGGATGCCCTGGCAGCGTGA
- a CDS encoding DUF4186 family protein codes for MWKRLDGKIKVRCLASACEDNLHCFKLGNKLATVLGAGTCRECKQPLVSMERVAQRDLADIDHTFAALQRECIRHYFWHIPFGQRALNYAHRAGRLALEERMPRRLRSRIGKAEPFRDGTQTPIATEKADALDYSMHAVAACCRKCVEYWHGIPVGQPLTEEEIAYLAELMRRYLQARLPDLDDQPRKIPSRPKADTVLRLPTARPHEAITLKHQHPHAS; via the coding sequence GTGTGGAAGCGGCTGGACGGGAAGATCAAGGTGCGATGCCTTGCCAGTGCCTGCGAGGACAATCTCCACTGCTTCAAGCTCGGTAATAAGTTGGCAACGGTGCTGGGCGCCGGCACATGCCGAGAGTGCAAACAGCCGCTCGTCTCCATGGAGCGCGTCGCGCAGCGGGATCTCGCAGATATCGACCACACCTTCGCTGCGCTGCAGCGTGAGTGCATTCGTCACTACTTCTGGCACATCCCCTTCGGGCAGAGGGCATTGAACTATGCCCATCGCGCAGGCCGCCTGGCACTTGAGGAACGGATGCCTCGGCGGTTGCGATCGCGCATCGGCAAAGCTGAGCCGTTCCGCGACGGCACACAGACGCCGATTGCCACCGAGAAGGCAGACGCGCTTGATTACTCCATGCATGCCGTGGCGGCCTGCTGCCGGAAGTGCGTGGAGTACTGGCATGGCATTCCGGTGGGGCAGCCTCTCACTGAGGAGGAGATCGCCTACCTCGCAGAGCTAATGCGTCGCTACCTTCAGGCTCGCCTGCCTGACTTGGATGACCAACCGCGGAAGATTCCTAGCCGACCGAAGGCTGATACGGTGCTGCGCCTGCCCACAGCCAGACCTCACGAAGCCATCACTCTGAAGCACCAGCACCCTCACGCCTCTTAA
- a CDS encoding phosphotransferase-like protein: MELVVCLSGKMASGKTSTARRLATHLSSAVVRSFGEVVRSHAIQNGHALNRAALQKLGLQLIAAGWPPFIETLLTDVPADTHTLVVDGVRHAEAIEELRRQLPDARIVTVYLMLNQHAQHTRMQARGDPPGTGNHAVEASLSHVQAVADLVIDSELSPTEIDACILDYLSLTPPAL; this comes from the coding sequence ATGGAATTAGTGGTCTGCCTGAGCGGCAAAATGGCCAGCGGCAAGACCAGTACTGCACGGCGATTAGCGACTCATCTTTCGAGCGCTGTTGTGCGCAGCTTCGGTGAGGTGGTCCGCAGCCACGCCATACAGAATGGGCACGCTTTAAATAGAGCAGCGTTGCAGAAACTGGGCTTACAGCTCATTGCCGCTGGCTGGCCACCGTTTATCGAGACTCTACTCACAGACGTGCCTGCTGATACGCATACTCTCGTGGTCGACGGCGTACGCCACGCAGAAGCGATCGAAGAACTACGCCGCCAGCTGCCTGACGCCCGCATCGTGACTGTCTACCTCATGCTCAATCAACACGCGCAGCACACACGGATGCAAGCACGGGGTGACCCCCCAGGGACAGGAAACCATGCTGTCGAGGCGTCACTAAGCCATGTACAGGCTGTGGCCGATCTTGTCATTGACAGCGAACTGTCACCTACTGAGATCGACGCCTGCATTCTCGACTACCTGTCGCTGACACCACCCGCGCTATGA
- a CDS encoding ASCH domain-containing protein, which yields MIEPRILHQIAAATRTRDDWNRLNLFDNRSSSSGIHIACMVEPFLTYILEGKKTIESRFSKPLISPYRRVAVGDTVLLKAGPIVASFSVESVEFIELNTREISRLISNYSDAICADSEFWAARTDKRYATLLGIADVRQLTPLRVDKQDRRGWLVLRDGCTQESNEQLSLSWN from the coding sequence ATGATAGAACCGCGCATCCTCCACCAGATTGCCGCAGCCACCCGAACCCGTGATGACTGGAATCGGCTGAACCTATTCGACAACAGAAGCTCATCATCCGGCATCCATATCGCCTGCATGGTCGAACCCTTCCTCACCTACATACTCGAAGGCAAGAAGACCATTGAGTCTCGCTTCTCCAAGCCATTAATTTCTCCTTATCGTCGGGTGGCAGTTGGTGACACTGTATTGCTCAAAGCGGGTCCGATCGTGGCGTCCTTCAGTGTCGAATCCGTAGAGTTCATCGAGCTAAATACACGAGAGATCTCCAGACTTATCAGCAACTACAGTGATGCCATCTGCGCTGATAGCGAGTTCTGGGCCGCCCGAACGGACAAGCGCTACGCAACTCTCCTTGGAATCGCTGACGTCCGGCAGCTTACGCCACTTCGGGTAGATAAGCAGGACCGCCGCGGGTGGCTGGTCTTGCGCGATGGCTGCACACAGGAGTCCAATGAGCAATTGTCCTTATCATGGAATTAG